One segment of Curtobacterium poinsettiae DNA contains the following:
- a CDS encoding tetrahydrofolate dehydrogenase/cyclohydrolase catalytic domain-containing protein, which yields MSGSVSAALPRELWAGEGSAVRIDGTALAARTLDELRGRIDRLHEHGIRPGLGTIMVGSNPGSMSYVAGKHRDSASIGLDSHRIDLPETASAADIRAAILQMNDDPRVTAFIVQLPLPQGIDPTPMLELMDPAKDADGLHPTNLGELVLAVPGGAGTIDAPLPCTPRGIVAMLDAYEIPIRGAHVTIIGQGLTVGRPLGLLLTRLEATATLTHSLTADVAAECRRADIIVAAAGVAGLVKPDWVQRGAAVIDVGITRVVNEETGKAKLHGDVDPAVASVAGFLSPTPGGVGPMTRAMLMKNVVEAAERQLS from the coding sequence GTGAGCGGTTCGGTCAGCGCGGCGCTCCCGCGCGAGCTCTGGGCCGGTGAAGGCAGTGCCGTCCGCATCGACGGCACCGCCCTCGCCGCCCGGACGCTCGACGAACTCCGGGGCCGGATCGACCGCCTGCACGAGCACGGCATCCGTCCGGGCCTCGGCACGATCATGGTCGGCTCGAACCCCGGCTCGATGTCCTACGTCGCGGGCAAGCACCGCGACTCGGCGTCGATCGGGCTCGACTCGCACCGCATCGACCTTCCCGAGACGGCGTCCGCTGCCGACATCCGGGCCGCGATCCTGCAGATGAACGACGACCCCCGGGTCACCGCGTTCATCGTGCAGCTCCCGCTGCCGCAGGGCATCGACCCGACGCCGATGCTCGAGCTGATGGACCCGGCGAAGGACGCCGACGGCCTGCACCCGACGAACCTCGGTGAGCTGGTGCTCGCCGTGCCCGGTGGTGCCGGCACGATCGACGCACCGCTGCCGTGCACCCCGCGGGGCATCGTCGCGATGCTCGATGCGTACGAGATCCCGATCCGTGGTGCGCACGTCACGATCATCGGGCAGGGGCTGACCGTCGGACGGCCGCTCGGCCTGCTGCTCACGCGGCTCGAGGCCACCGCGACCCTGACGCACTCGCTGACCGCCGACGTCGCCGCGGAGTGCCGTCGCGCCGACATCATCGTCGCCGCGGCCGGGGTCGCCGGGCTCGTCAAGCCCGACTGGGTCCAGCGCGGTGCCGCCGTCATCGACGTGGGCATCACCCGCGTGGTCAACGAGGAGACCGGCAAGGCGAAGTTGCACGGCGACGTCGACCCCGCGGTCGCGTCGGTCGCGGGCTTCCTGTCGCCGACCCCCGGTGGCGTCGGGCCGATGACCCGCGCGATGCTCATGAAGAACGTCGTCGAGGCCGCCGAGCGCCAGCTGTCGTAG
- a CDS encoding DeoR/GlpR family DNA-binding transcription regulator, with translation MTDADLSFLAGALPAPLRQDRIVAIVDGAPGMVRTAALAASLGTSEVTVRQDLAVLDQEARIRRVHGGAVRLGAGSTERPFEETAVEHQVAKAAIGRAAAALVRPGECVVLDVGTTPAAVAEALVARTELTGVTVVTNSLTTALALERAVPRFTVIVTGGTLRPLQHSLVAPFNGAVLPMIAADLVFLGGTGLDVDHGLTNVNLPETEAKRMLAGTARRTVVVADGSKFGRAHIGVVRALEDIDVVVTAEADAAAVATIRAAGAQVIVADGEQHTEPTGRKNTP, from the coding sequence ATGACGGACGCCGACCTCTCGTTCCTCGCCGGCGCGCTGCCCGCGCCCCTGCGGCAGGACCGCATCGTCGCGATCGTCGACGGCGCCCCCGGGATGGTCCGGACGGCCGCGTTGGCCGCGTCCCTCGGCACCAGCGAGGTGACGGTCCGCCAGGACCTCGCCGTCCTCGACCAGGAGGCCCGGATCCGCCGGGTGCACGGGGGTGCGGTCCGCCTCGGGGCCGGGTCCACCGAGCGCCCCTTCGAGGAGACCGCCGTCGAGCACCAGGTGGCCAAGGCCGCCATCGGCCGTGCGGCCGCTGCGCTGGTGCGCCCGGGGGAGTGCGTCGTCCTCGACGTCGGCACCACGCCGGCCGCCGTCGCCGAGGCCCTCGTGGCGCGCACCGAGCTCACCGGCGTCACCGTCGTCACGAACTCCCTCACCACGGCGCTCGCGCTCGAGCGAGCCGTCCCGCGCTTCACCGTGATCGTCACCGGCGGCACCCTCCGGCCCCTGCAGCACTCGCTCGTCGCGCCCTTCAACGGCGCGGTCCTGCCGATGATCGCCGCCGACCTCGTGTTCCTCGGTGGCACCGGCCTCGACGTCGACCACGGCCTGACGAACGTGAACCTGCCCGAGACCGAGGCCAAGCGGATGCTCGCGGGGACGGCCCGGCGTACCGTCGTGGTCGCGGACGGGTCGAAGTTCGGCCGGGCCCACATCGGGGTCGTCCGCGCGCTCGAGGACATCGACGTCGTCGTCACCGCCGAGGCCGACGCCGCCGCGGTCGCCACGATCCGGGCGGCCGGGGCCCAGGTGATCGTCGCCGACGGCGAGCAGCACACCGAACCAACCGGAAGGAAGAACACCCCATGA
- the galK gene encoding galactokinase, with translation MTFQQVYGYEPTVRYSAPGRVNLIGEHTDYNDGYVLPFAIDRRTTASIAQRDDRTIRVASAFDPASEPVALSLDDLSPEAMDGWSAYVFGIAWALREQAGADLGDKTGFDVFIESDVPVGAGLSSSAAIECGVALAFNDLWELGLDRKTLARVGQYSENHAVGAPTGIMDQSASLLGEQDAVVFLDCRTLDTAVVDLALEANGLEVLVIDTRVEHAHATGGYAARRASCEKGAQVLGVEALRDVSVEDLPRAQELLDDETFRRVRHIVTEDQRVLDTVRTLREEGPRAIGSLLVASHESMRDDFEISVPELDLAVATAVAHGAVGARMTGGGFGGAAIALVDREARTGIAAAVTAAFADAGYREPTVFTVHAAQGARRD, from the coding sequence ATGACGTTCCAGCAGGTCTACGGGTACGAGCCGACGGTGCGGTACTCCGCCCCGGGTCGCGTCAACCTGATCGGTGAGCACACCGACTACAACGACGGCTACGTGCTGCCCTTCGCGATCGACCGTCGCACCACCGCGTCCATCGCGCAGCGCGACGACCGGACCATCCGCGTCGCCTCCGCCTTCGACCCCGCGAGCGAGCCGGTGGCGCTGTCCCTCGACGACCTGTCGCCGGAGGCCATGGACGGCTGGTCGGCCTACGTCTTCGGCATCGCCTGGGCCCTGCGCGAGCAGGCCGGAGCCGATCTGGGCGACAAGACCGGCTTCGACGTCTTCATCGAGTCCGACGTGCCGGTCGGTGCGGGTCTGTCGTCCAGTGCCGCGATCGAGTGCGGTGTCGCGCTGGCGTTCAACGACCTGTGGGAACTCGGCCTCGACCGGAAGACCCTGGCGCGCGTCGGGCAGTACTCGGAGAACCACGCCGTCGGTGCCCCCACCGGGATCATGGACCAGTCCGCCTCGCTGCTCGGCGAGCAGGACGCCGTCGTGTTCCTCGATTGCCGCACGCTCGACACCGCTGTCGTCGACCTGGCGCTCGAGGCGAACGGGCTCGAGGTCCTGGTCATCGACACCCGCGTCGAGCACGCCCACGCGACCGGTGGCTACGCGGCTCGTCGGGCGTCGTGCGAGAAGGGTGCGCAGGTGCTCGGTGTCGAGGCCCTGCGTGACGTCAGCGTCGAGGACCTGCCGCGTGCGCAGGAGCTCCTGGACGACGAGACCTTCCGCCGTGTGCGGCACATCGTGACCGAGGACCAGCGCGTCCTCGACACCGTCCGCACGCTGCGCGAAGAGGGCCCGCGGGCGATCGGTTCGCTGCTCGTCGCGTCGCACGAGTCGATGCGCGACGACTTCGAGATCTCCGTGCCGGAGCTCGACCTCGCCGTCGCGACGGCCGTCGCGCACGGCGCGGTCGGTGCACGCATGACCGGCGGCGGCTTCGGCGGCGCGGCGATCGCGTTGGTCGACCGGGAGGCCCGTACCGGCATCGCCGCGGCCGTCACCGCCGCCTTCGCCGATGCCGGGTACCGCGAACCGACCGTCTTCACGGTGCACGCCGCGCAGGGCGCCCGGCGCGACTAA
- the pstB gene encoding phosphate ABC transporter ATP-binding protein PstB, which yields MSKRIEVDGLNVYYSKFKAVEGVDITIEPRTVTAFIGPSGCGKSTFLRTLNRMHEVIPGAWVEGSVKIDGDDLYGAGVDPVLVRRQVGMVFQRPNPFPTMSIRDNVLAGVKLNNKRVSKSEADDIVERSLQGANLWNEVKDRLDKPGMGLSGGQQQRLCIARAIAVEPDVLLMDEPCSALDPISTLAIEDLIEDLKKEFTIVIVTHNMQQASRVSDKTAFFNIAGTGAPGKLIEFDDTATMFSNPSVQATEDYVSGRFG from the coding sequence GTGTCCAAGCGCATCGAGGTCGACGGCCTCAACGTCTACTACTCGAAGTTCAAGGCGGTCGAGGGTGTCGACATCACCATCGAGCCCCGCACCGTCACGGCCTTCATCGGCCCGTCGGGCTGCGGCAAGTCCACCTTCCTCCGCACCCTGAACCGCATGCACGAGGTCATCCCCGGCGCATGGGTCGAGGGCTCGGTCAAGATCGACGGCGACGACCTGTACGGCGCCGGCGTCGACCCCGTGCTCGTCCGTCGTCAGGTCGGCATGGTCTTCCAGCGTCCGAACCCGTTCCCCACGATGTCGATCCGCGACAACGTGCTGGCGGGTGTGAAGCTGAACAACAAGCGCGTCTCGAAGTCCGAGGCCGACGACATCGTCGAGCGCTCGCTGCAGGGTGCGAACCTGTGGAACGAGGTCAAGGACCGCCTCGACAAGCCCGGTATGGGCCTGTCCGGTGGGCAGCAGCAGCGTCTCTGCATCGCCCGCGCGATCGCGGTCGAGCCGGACGTGCTCCTGATGGACGAGCCCTGCTCGGCACTCGACCCGATCTCGACCCTGGCCATCGAGGACCTGATCGAGGACCTCAAGAAGGAGTTCACGATCGTGATCGTGACCCACAACATGCAGCAGGCGTCGCGCGTCAGCGACAAGACGGCGTTCTTCAACATCGCCGGTACCGGCGCTCCGGGCAAGCTCATCGAGTTCGACGACACCGCGACGATGTTCTCGAACCCGTCCGTGCAGGCCACCGAGGACTACGTCTCGGGTCGCTTCGGTTGA
- the galT gene encoding galactose-1-phosphate uridylyltransferase, with protein sequence MITKRVTKLADGRDLFYFDDADSTLPAERSIDERVLDPRPETARMRQDVLTGEWVSIAASRQNRVFLPPADQDPLAPQSPANPSEIPSRYDVAVFENRSPSFGPLLEADDAPESLESLSDVGLNRQLRSVGRCEVVCFSPETSGSFASISESRARTVVEAWADRTAALSAMPGIQQVFPFENRGEAIGVTLHHPHGQIYSYPYITPRTQRLLASIERFGPDLFEQHLANERGSERVVLAGEHFTAFVPFAARWPIEIHMLPHRHVPDFAGLTDAEKDELAHMHLRLTRGLDALYGDPTPYIAAWHQAPVHTARDTVRLMLQITSPRRAADKLKFLAGSEAAMGAWIGDLVPEKAAEFIRQGVERA encoded by the coding sequence GTGATCACCAAGCGCGTGACGAAGCTCGCGGACGGCCGCGACCTCTTCTACTTCGACGACGCCGACTCGACGCTGCCCGCAGAACGCAGCATCGACGAGCGCGTGCTCGACCCGCGGCCCGAGACGGCGCGGATGCGGCAGGACGTCCTGACGGGCGAGTGGGTGTCGATCGCAGCGTCCCGCCAGAACCGGGTGTTCCTGCCGCCGGCCGACCAGGATCCGCTCGCACCCCAGAGCCCGGCCAACCCGTCCGAGATCCCGAGCCGCTACGACGTCGCCGTGTTCGAGAACCGCTCGCCGTCGTTCGGCCCGCTGCTCGAAGCCGACGACGCTCCCGAGTCGCTCGAGTCCCTGAGCGACGTCGGCCTGAACCGGCAGCTCCGCTCGGTCGGCCGGTGCGAGGTCGTGTGCTTCTCGCCCGAGACCTCCGGGTCCTTCGCCTCCATCTCCGAGTCGCGCGCCCGCACCGTCGTCGAGGCCTGGGCGGATCGCACCGCCGCGCTCTCGGCGATGCCGGGCATCCAGCAGGTGTTCCCCTTCGAGAACCGGGGTGAGGCGATCGGCGTCACGCTGCACCACCCGCACGGGCAGATCTACTCGTACCCGTACATCACGCCGCGGACCCAGCGCCTGCTCGCGAGCATCGAGCGGTTCGGCCCGGACCTGTTCGAGCAGCACCTCGCGAACGAGCGGGGTTCCGAGCGGGTCGTCCTCGCTGGCGAGCACTTCACCGCCTTCGTCCCGTTCGCCGCGCGCTGGCCCATCGAGATCCACATGCTGCCGCACCGCCACGTCCCCGACTTCGCCGGCCTGACCGACGCCGAGAAGGACGAGCTGGCCCACATGCACCTCCGGCTCACGCGTGGGCTCGACGCGCTCTACGGCGACCCGACCCCGTACATCGCCGCGTGGCACCAGGCCCCGGTGCACACCGCCCGGGACACCGTGCGGCTGATGCTGCAGATCACCTCGCCGCGACGTGCGGCGGACAAGTTGAAGTTCCTGGCCGGCAGCGAAGCCGCCATGGGTGCCTGGATCGGGGACCTCGTTCCCGAGAAGGCGGCCGAGTTCATCCGACAGGGAGTCGAGCGCGCATGA
- the sigK gene encoding ECF RNA polymerase sigma factor SigK yields MLALVDSDTERWSSSEPAQASPDDLLARVAAGDQAAFADLYDALSGRVLGLITRLLRDRAQSEEVTQEVFLEVWQQATRFDRKRGTAASWVLTMAHRRAVDRVRASQSSHDRDTKIGIRDLEAGFDQVSESVEIRIEHERVGRALAKLTEFQRQAVQLAYYGGYSHSEMAEHLGVPIGTVKTRLRDGMIRLRDEMGVTS; encoded by the coding sequence ATGCTTGCCCTTGTGGATAGCGACACCGAACGCTGGAGCTCGTCAGAGCCAGCTCAGGCATCGCCGGACGACCTCCTCGCCCGGGTCGCCGCCGGTGACCAAGCCGCCTTCGCGGACCTCTACGACGCACTCTCCGGTCGGGTCCTCGGTCTGATCACGCGACTCCTCCGGGACCGCGCGCAGTCGGAAGAGGTCACGCAGGAGGTCTTCCTGGAGGTCTGGCAGCAGGCCACCCGCTTCGACCGGAAGCGCGGCACGGCCGCCAGCTGGGTCCTCACCATGGCCCACCGCCGAGCGGTCGACCGGGTCCGTGCCTCGCAGTCGTCGCACGACCGCGACACCAAGATCGGCATCCGCGACCTCGAGGCCGGGTTCGACCAGGTCTCCGAGTCCGTCGAGATCCGCATCGAGCACGAGCGCGTCGGCCGGGCGCTGGCGAAGCTCACCGAGTTCCAGCGGCAGGCCGTACAGCTCGCGTACTACGGCGGCTACTCGCACAGCGAGATGGCCGAACACCTCGGTGTCCCCATCGGCACCGTCAAGACCCGTCTCCGTGACGGGATGATCCGACTCCGAGACGAGATGGGGGTGACCTCATGA
- a CDS encoding anti-sigma factor domain-containing protein → MTERHDDPALMTGSHALDALSDDERALLEDALRTSPELQAENDSLRETALQLAYAVAPIEPPASLKASLLAQIATTPQAAPLADTTVDQTPVAGTTSVQEARPEPAGHVASITDGPTAGGRASSEARRRWFQRPAVMLTAAAAVAAVFFGGLGVGSIFDPNGSGTGTTQASSGLDRIYAASDFQRTTTKVAGGGSATVVWSNDLGKSAVILDGVEQAPKGKTYELWYIGSEEQGGTIKSAGLVDGAADGVHSAVLKGAMSEGATIGMTVEPEGGSEQPTTSPIMAVPTTTA, encoded by the coding sequence ATGACCGAACGCCACGACGACCCCGCACTGATGACGGGTTCCCACGCACTCGACGCGCTGTCCGACGACGAGCGCGCACTCCTCGAGGACGCCCTCCGGACGTCCCCCGAGCTGCAGGCCGAGAACGACTCGCTGCGCGAGACCGCGCTGCAGCTCGCCTACGCCGTCGCACCGATCGAGCCCCCCGCGTCGCTCAAGGCGTCGCTGCTGGCCCAGATCGCCACGACCCCGCAGGCCGCGCCCCTCGCCGACACGACGGTCGACCAGACCCCGGTCGCCGGGACCACCTCCGTCCAGGAGGCGCGCCCCGAGCCCGCCGGGCACGTCGCCTCGATCACTGACGGTCCCACCGCCGGTGGCCGGGCATCGTCCGAGGCCCGCCGCCGCTGGTTCCAGCGTCCGGCCGTCATGCTGACGGCCGCAGCCGCCGTCGCCGCGGTCTTCTTCGGCGGACTCGGCGTCGGGTCGATCTTCGATCCGAACGGGTCCGGCACCGGCACCACGCAGGCCTCGAGCGGCCTCGACCGCATCTACGCAGCCTCGGACTTCCAGCGCACCACGACCAAGGTCGCGGGCGGCGGATCCGCGACGGTCGTGTGGTCGAACGACCTCGGCAAGTCCGCGGTGATCCTCGACGGTGTCGAACAGGCACCGAAGGGCAAGACGTACGAGCTCTGGTACATCGGCTCCGAGGAGCAGGGCGGCACCATCAAGTCGGCCGGCCTGGTCGACGGTGCGGCCGATGGTGTGCACTCCGCTGTGCTCAAGGGTGCGATGTCCGAGGGCGCGACGATCGGCATGACGGTCGAGCCCGAGGGCGGTTCCGAGCAGCCGACCACCTCGCCGATCATGGCGGTCCCCACCACCACGGCGTGA
- a CDS encoding DNA-directed RNA polymerase subunit beta: MPRDHHRPVHFTDAEFAAIQGGEDPALVNRVAHETANALLHRVREDPDPAVVERLVTYTDVHGIDAIAELWARVGAHTLPGALWRVYLVRIVIRQNPEEIAYLFERGTAQIGTIDQAVAGVEEPTGPAEILTLADRILHGLYTGDLAVALDRGASFCRLTAAGATAVADESDLVASERASELTTRALRLTELAADLTEAAALWRRDSLD, from the coding sequence GTGCCTCGCGATCACCACCGTCCCGTCCACTTCACCGACGCCGAGTTCGCCGCCATCCAGGGCGGTGAGGACCCGGCGCTGGTGAACCGTGTCGCGCACGAGACCGCGAACGCCCTGCTGCACCGGGTGCGCGAGGACCCGGACCCGGCCGTGGTCGAGCGGCTCGTCACCTACACCGACGTGCACGGCATCGACGCCATCGCGGAACTGTGGGCGCGGGTCGGGGCGCACACCCTGCCGGGGGCGCTCTGGCGGGTGTACCTGGTGCGCATCGTGATCCGGCAGAACCCGGAGGAGATTGCGTACCTGTTCGAGCGGGGCACGGCGCAGATCGGCACGATCGACCAGGCGGTCGCGGGTGTCGAGGAGCCGACGGGCCCGGCCGAGATCCTGACGCTCGCCGACCGCATCCTGCACGGTCTGTACACGGGCGACCTCGCGGTGGCGCTCGACCGCGGGGCGTCGTTCTGCCGTCTGACCGCCGCCGGCGCGACCGCCGTGGCGGACGAGTCCGACCTGGTGGCGTCCGAACGCGCGAGCGAACTCACGACGCGGGCGCTCCGCCTGACGGAGCTGGCGGCCGACCTGACCGAGGCGGCGGCGCTCTGGCGCCGCGACAGCCTGGACTGA
- a CDS encoding aldose 1-epimerase family protein produces MTAAPTGGQYRLHHAGPDGVVEAVVTEVAAGIRELRVAGFDITEPFPVTEQPPGANGIVLAPWPNRVAGGVWELDGKRQQLDVSEPKYGNASHGLLRFAPYRVVSQTETSIQQEATIHPQHGWPFTLETRVLHELVDDGIRVTHEVTNRSGVRAPFAVGAHPYLRAGDTPADDLVVTLDAATAFTVDEQKVPNGSVPVEGTPYDLRQGRRAGDSDLDTAYTDVTPDADGIRRTTMHGPEGDGVELWQDASFPYVQVFTSREYPRGDGKGLAIAVEPMTAPANALNSGEGLRWLEPDETWTGSWGIRRVWS; encoded by the coding sequence ATGACCGCAGCACCCACGGGTGGGCAGTACCGCCTCCACCACGCCGGGCCCGACGGGGTCGTCGAAGCCGTGGTCACCGAGGTCGCCGCGGGCATCCGCGAACTCCGCGTCGCCGGCTTCGACATCACCGAGCCGTTCCCCGTGACCGAGCAGCCGCCGGGGGCGAACGGGATCGTCCTCGCGCCCTGGCCGAACCGCGTCGCCGGCGGTGTGTGGGAGCTCGACGGCAAGCGGCAGCAGCTCGACGTCTCGGAGCCGAAGTACGGCAACGCCTCGCACGGACTGCTGCGGTTCGCCCCGTACCGGGTCGTCTCCCAGACCGAGACGTCGATCCAGCAAGAAGCGACGATCCACCCGCAGCACGGATGGCCCTTCACCCTCGAGACGCGCGTGCTGCACGAACTCGTCGACGACGGCATCCGCGTCACGCACGAGGTCACGAACCGCTCGGGCGTCCGCGCACCCTTCGCCGTCGGCGCACACCCGTACCTGCGTGCCGGTGACACCCCCGCCGACGACCTGGTCGTCACGCTCGACGCCGCGACCGCCTTCACCGTCGACGAGCAGAAGGTCCCGAACGGTTCGGTGCCGGTCGAGGGGACGCCGTACGACCTGCGCCAGGGGCGACGTGCCGGGGACTCGGACCTCGACACCGCCTACACGGACGTCACCCCCGACGCAGACGGGATCCGCCGCACGACGATGCACGGGCCCGAGGGCGACGGTGTGGAGCTCTGGCAGGACGCCTCGTTCCCCTACGTGCAGGTCTTCACGTCGCGCGAGTACCCGCGCGGCGACGGGAAGGGCCTGGCCATCGCGGTCGAACCGATGACGGCACCCGCCAACGCCCTGAACTCGGGCGAGGGCCTGCGCTGGCTCGAGCCGGACGAGACCTGGACCGGTTCGTGGGGGATCCGCCGCGTCTGGTCCTGA
- a CDS encoding SGNH/GDSL hydrolase family protein: protein MGRRSQRERPGTPTGPATMRRRRRKLVPALALGAMALGVSGLLLILPSVSSACQPVSSSTSASAVAAPGVSADRVAAAIEPGSRVLIVGDSYTSGRGSASGLRGWAQDLSEDRGWTAKIDGYPGTGYVDTGRTGSSHYTYGPRIERHASFDPQLVIVQGSQNDWLVDADTLRATVERTLRTAQQTWPDAVVVALGPSAPLPWANSTVGVAASVSAGAAAAGVPYIDALAGRWFTSSNSPGYSAVDGGHPNDAGYQYLADRVSESLDALAAPVGSARCV, encoded by the coding sequence ATGGGCCGACGATCGCAGCGCGAGCGGCCGGGCACCCCCACCGGCCCGGCGACGATGCGCCGACGCCGCCGGAAGCTGGTGCCGGCACTCGCCCTCGGGGCGATGGCACTCGGGGTCTCCGGACTCCTGCTGATCCTGCCGAGCGTCTCGAGTGCCTGCCAGCCGGTGTCCTCGTCGACCTCGGCCTCGGCCGTCGCTGCCCCCGGCGTCTCGGCCGACCGCGTCGCCGCGGCGATCGAGCCCGGGTCACGCGTCCTGATCGTGGGTGACTCGTACACCTCGGGTCGGGGCTCGGCCAGCGGACTCCGCGGTTGGGCGCAGGACCTCAGCGAGGACCGTGGGTGGACGGCCAAGATCGACGGGTACCCGGGCACGGGCTACGTCGACACCGGTCGGACCGGTTCGTCGCACTACACGTACGGGCCCCGCATCGAGCGGCACGCTTCGTTCGACCCCCAACTCGTGATCGTGCAGGGCAGCCAGAACGACTGGCTCGTCGACGCGGACACCCTCCGCGCCACGGTGGAGCGGACCCTCCGCACGGCGCAGCAGACCTGGCCGGACGCCGTCGTGGTCGCGCTCGGCCCGTCAGCACCGCTCCCGTGGGCGAACTCGACCGTCGGCGTCGCCGCGTCGGTCTCCGCGGGGGCCGCCGCCGCCGGCGTGCCCTACATCGACGCCCTCGCCGGCAGGTGGTTCACGTCGAGCAACAGTCCGGGGTACTCCGCCGTCGACGGCGGCCACCCGAACGACGCCGGTTACCAGTACCTGGCGGACCGCGTCAGCGAATCCCTCGATGCCCTCGCCGCACCCGTCGGCAGCGCCCGTTGCGTCTGA
- the pstA gene encoding phosphate ABC transporter permease PstA — translation MSLALRQTGTAGNVYANGKLHASVPWLLLVGSWVALVLVFALLNAGGAVKDFNIVAAIFLGTVLFDVLIVVISRIVEGGRKAVDRLVTSLVVTAFVIAVLPLVSLLWTVIAKGVARFDANFFSYSMRGVISEGGGAVHALIGTLEITLFAALISVPIGLLTSIYLVEYGRGALAKGITFFVDVMTGIPSIVAGLFAYALFALFLGPGARFGLVGSVALSVLMIPIVVRSTEEVLKIVPMELREASYALGVPKYLTILKVVLPTSLAGITTGVMLSIARVIGETAPLLVTAGFTASMNYNLFRDPMMTLPVYAYTQYSQQGANPVPFVDRAWTAALVLILIVMLLNLLARFITRLFAPKLSR, via the coding sequence ATGTCCCTCGCGCTCCGTCAGACCGGCACCGCCGGCAACGTCTACGCCAACGGCAAGCTGCACGCCTCCGTCCCGTGGCTGCTGCTCGTCGGCAGCTGGGTCGCCCTCGTCCTGGTCTTCGCCCTGCTCAACGCCGGTGGCGCCGTCAAGGACTTCAACATCGTGGCCGCGATCTTCCTCGGCACGGTCCTGTTCGACGTCCTCATCGTCGTCATCTCGCGCATCGTCGAGGGCGGCCGCAAGGCGGTCGACCGCCTGGTCACCTCGCTCGTCGTCACGGCGTTCGTCATCGCGGTCCTGCCGCTCGTGTCGCTGCTCTGGACGGTCATCGCCAAGGGCGTCGCCCGCTTCGACGCGAACTTCTTCTCGTACTCGATGCGCGGGGTCATCTCCGAGGGCGGCGGCGCGGTCCACGCCCTGATCGGCACGCTCGAGATCACGCTGTTCGCGGCGCTCATCTCGGTGCCGATCGGCCTGCTCACCTCGATCTACCTGGTCGAGTACGGTCGCGGCGCACTGGCGAAGGGCATCACGTTCTTCGTCGACGTCATGACGGGCATCCCGTCGATCGTCGCCGGTCTGTTCGCCTACGCGCTCTTCGCGCTGTTCCTCGGCCCGGGTGCCCGCTTCGGCCTGGTCGGCTCCGTCGCGCTGTCGGTGCTGATGATCCCGATCGTCGTGCGCTCCACCGAAGAGGTGCTGAAGATCGTCCCGATGGAACTCCGCGAGGCCTCGTACGCCCTCGGGGTGCCGAAGTACCTCACGATCCTCAAGGTCGTGCTCCCCACCAGCCTCGCCGGCATCACCACCGGCGTCATGCTCTCGATCGCCCGCGTCATCGGTGAGACCGCCCCGCTGCTCGTCACGGCCGGCTTCACCGCGAGCATGAACTACAACCTGTTCCGTGACCCGATGATGACCCTGCCGGTGTACGCGTACACGCAGTACTCGCAGCAGGGCGCCAACCCGGTGCCGTTCGTCGACCGGGCCTGGACCGCGGCCCTGGTGCTCATCCTGATCGTGATGCTGCTCAACCTGCTCGCCCGGTTCATCACCCGTCTCTTCGCCCCCAAGCTCAGCCGCTGA